A genomic region of Barnesiella viscericola DSM 18177 contains the following coding sequences:
- a CDS encoding hydrogenase maturation nickel metallochaperone HypA/HybF — translation MHELSLACSVLELVGSEMQRHGAGTLRSVEVTVGELSGVDSEAFVFSLQMVLDRSAYAGARVSLTRVPPRSHCTVCGADFEPTSFYMPCPQCGSHATRLVAGQEFRLSSLTVETDEDKP, via the coding sequence ATGCACGAATTGTCGTTGGCTTGTAGTGTGTTGGAGTTGGTCGGTAGCGAAATGCAACGGCATGGAGCCGGTACCCTGCGGAGCGTCGAGGTGACGGTGGGCGAGTTGTCGGGCGTCGATAGCGAGGCGTTTGTCTTTTCGTTGCAGATGGTTCTCGACCGCAGTGCCTATGCCGGAGCTCGGGTCTCCCTCACCCGGGTACCGCCCCGGTCGCACTGTACCGTTTGCGGGGCCGACTTTGAGCCGACCTCGTTCTATATGCCCTGTCCGCAGTGCGGCAGCCATGCCACGCGACTGGTGGCGGGACAGGAGTTTCGGCTCTCGTCGCTGACGGTCGAGACCGATGAAGATAAACCGTAA
- the hypB gene encoding hydrogenase nickel incorporation protein HypB — translation MCSTCGCGNREMSHEEMHRRGLPHAHGTAVDIAVEQDILSDNNRVARENRDRWSAMGCVAINLVSSPGSGKTTLLEQTIVHLGEQGFYRVAVIEGDQHTDYDADRIRRLGVPAVQINTHNGCHLDARMVAAAADELPVNDSLLFIENVGNLVCPAMFDLGEHLRVVVLSVTEGDDKPLKYPYMFAGADVCVVNKTDLLPYVDSRLDRLKENALKINPDIRFFETSATQGTGLDAWCDFLCGCLERKEAI, via the coding sequence ATGTGTAGCACTTGTGGTTGTGGCAATCGGGAGATGAGCCACGAAGAGATGCACCGTCGAGGTCTGCCTCATGCGCACGGCACGGCGGTCGATATTGCCGTAGAGCAAGATATATTGAGTGACAACAATCGGGTAGCCCGCGAGAATCGTGACCGTTGGAGTGCGATGGGTTGTGTCGCCATCAATCTGGTCAGTTCGCCGGGGTCAGGCAAGACGACCCTGCTCGAGCAGACTATCGTACATCTGGGGGAACAGGGATTCTACCGGGTGGCTGTCATCGAGGGCGATCAGCACACCGATTACGATGCCGACCGCATCAGACGGCTGGGTGTGCCTGCCGTGCAAATCAATACCCACAACGGGTGCCATCTCGATGCCCGTATGGTGGCTGCGGCTGCCGACGAGTTGCCGGTGAACGATTCGCTGCTCTTTATCGAGAATGTGGGCAACCTGGTGTGTCCCGCCATGTTCGATCTGGGCGAGCATCTGCGGGTGGTGGTGTTGAGTGTGACCGAGGGCGACGACAAACCGTTGAAGTATCCCTACATGTTTGCGGGGGCCGACGTCTGTGTCGTCAACAAGACCGACCTGCTGCCCTATGTCGACAGCCGTCTCGACCGGTTGAAGGAGAATGCCTTGAAAATCAATCCCGATATTCGTTTCTTCGAGACCTCGGCCACACAAGGCACGGGGCTCGATGCGTGGTGCGACTTTCTGTGCGGGTGTCTCGAAAGAAAGGAGGCCATATGA
- a CDS encoding class I SAM-dependent methyltransferase, whose amino-acid sequence MNFFDEMAGVWDRTSRPDADRLGNILSILHLSEGEKVLDVGTGTGVMIPFIRERVGPYTPIVAVDSSEKMLREASWRYAGEGVHFIQADVERDRLAGRFDAIVLYSVFPHFRYPVDTIARLVTDNLCCGGRLLIAHTQGRKHLNQIHERLLSRVFSRQLLPAAEQAAQFTRVGLTVTSFGETDDYYYLLLQRVGVGHELSVSIAEAIYG is encoded by the coding sequence ATGAATTTCTTCGACGAAATGGCCGGCGTGTGGGACCGCACCAGCCGACCCGATGCCGACAGGCTCGGGAATATCCTGTCGATACTGCACCTGTCGGAAGGCGAAAAGGTACTCGATGTGGGTACGGGCACGGGAGTGATGATACCCTTTATCCGCGAGCGGGTGGGCCCCTATACACCCATCGTGGCGGTAGACAGTTCGGAGAAGATGTTGCGCGAGGCCTCGTGGCGCTATGCGGGCGAGGGGGTGCATTTCATTCAGGCCGATGTGGAGCGCGACCGTCTGGCCGGGCGTTTCGATGCCATCGTACTCTATTCGGTCTTTCCTCACTTTCGCTACCCGGTCGACACGATAGCCCGGCTGGTGACCGACAACCTCTGCTGCGGAGGTCGCCTGCTCATCGCCCACACGCAGGGGCGGAAGCACCTGAACCAGATACATGAGCGGTTGCTCTCGCGGGTCTTTTCGCGCCAGCTGTTGCCGGCGGCCGAGCAGGCTGCACAGTTTACCCGGGTGGGGCTCACCGTCACCTCGTTTGGCGAGACCGACGACTATTACTACCTGTTGTTGCAGCGGGTAGGAGTGGGGCACGAGTTGAGCGTGTCGATTGCCGAGGCTATCTACGGGTAG
- the mnmD gene encoding tRNA (5-methylaminomethyl-2-thiouridine)(34)-methyltransferase MnmD, whose translation MSHPIVIEPTADGVPTLYRPDLDEHYHSTKGALTEARHVYIDMALRARRKSEINLLEVGFGTGLNAWLTLLEAQQTGWHIRYTAFELYPLAPELAAQLDYPDRIDPSMAPTFARLHRCEWERPVEITPNFTLLKRHADLTCTPVEGLYDVVYFDAFAPEKQPELWSEALFRHLYDHLTPGGILTTYCAKGEIRRRLQAIGFTVERLPGPPHGKREILRASKAAEATRR comes from the coding sequence ATGAGCCACCCGATTGTCATCGAACCGACTGCCGATGGAGTGCCTACCCTCTACCGCCCCGACCTCGACGAGCATTACCACTCGACCAAGGGGGCGCTGACCGAGGCGCGCCACGTCTATATCGACATGGCCCTGCGGGCGCGGAGGAAAAGCGAAATCAATCTGCTCGAAGTGGGGTTCGGCACCGGCCTGAACGCCTGGCTCACCCTGCTCGAAGCGCAACAAACGGGGTGGCACATACGCTACACGGCCTTCGAGCTCTACCCGCTCGCACCCGAACTGGCTGCCCAGCTCGACTACCCCGACCGCATCGATCCCTCCATGGCTCCTACCTTTGCCCGGCTGCACCGTTGCGAATGGGAGCGACCGGTCGAGATTACTCCGAATTTCACGCTGCTCAAACGCCATGCCGACCTCACCTGTACTCCGGTCGAGGGTCTATACGATGTGGTCTACTTCGACGCCTTTGCCCCCGAGAAACAGCCCGAGCTGTGGAGCGAAGCTCTCTTCCGTCACCTCTACGACCACCTGACGCCCGGCGGCATTCTCACCACCTATTGTGCCAAGGGCGAAATCAGGCGACGGCTGCAAGCCATCGGCTTCACGGTCGAGCGGCTGCCCGGTCCGCCTCACGGCAAACGGGAGATTCTGCGAGCCTCCAAGGCGGCCGAAGCTACCCGTAGATAG
- a CDS encoding DUF47 domain-containing protein: MKNSFFSRFTPKEPKFFPLLKQLSEVLVSSSAVLVESMNYDRADERDSYYKRIKDLEREGDRLAHRIFDELGTTFITPFDREDIQALASHMDDVIDGINSCAKRISIYKPRPIGESGKELSLLVQQEADCICKAMDELERFRKNPAQLREYCTRLHDIENQADDVYEHFIKRLFEEEKDCIEIIKIKEIMQILEKTTDSAEHVGKVLRTLIVKYA; encoded by the coding sequence ATGAAAAATTCCTTTTTTAGCCGGTTTACTCCCAAAGAACCCAAGTTTTTCCCTTTGTTGAAACAGTTGTCCGAGGTGCTGGTATCCTCGTCGGCCGTACTGGTCGAGAGCATGAACTACGACCGGGCCGATGAACGCGATTCATACTACAAGCGCATCAAGGATTTGGAGCGCGAGGGTGACCGTCTGGCCCACCGCATCTTCGACGAGTTAGGCACCACCTTCATCACCCCCTTCGACCGGGAGGATATTCAGGCGCTGGCTTCGCACATGGACGATGTCATCGACGGCATAAACAGCTGTGCCAAGCGTATCTCCATCTACAAGCCCCGCCCCATCGGCGAGAGCGGCAAGGAGTTGAGTCTGCTGGTGCAACAGGAGGCCGATTGCATTTGCAAGGCGATGGACGAGCTCGAACGCTTCCGCAAGAACCCTGCTCAGCTGCGCGAGTATTGCACCCGGCTGCACGACATCGAGAACCAGGCCGACGACGTGTATGAACACTTTATCAAGCGGCTCTTCGAGGAGGAGAAAGATTGCATCGAGATTATCAAGATAAAGGAGATCATGCAGATTCTCGAAAAGACCACCGACTCGGCCGAGCATGTGGGCAAGGTGTTGCGAACGTTGATTGTGAAATATGCCTAA
- a CDS encoding inorganic phosphate transporter: MELLIIIIVLALLFDFINGFHDAANSIATIVSTKVLTPFQAVLWAAVFNFVAFFIAKYIIGGFGIANTVSKTVVEEFITLPIILSGIIAAIIWNLFTWWKGIPSSSSHTLIGGFAGAAIMASGFGAIQLNIILKIAAFIFLAPFIGMVVAFGFTILVLYICRRAQPHRAEMWFKRLQLVSSAMFSIGHGLNDSQKVMGIIAAALIAAHSMGLGAGINSIADLPDWVAFACFTAISLGTMSGGWKIVKTMGTKITKVTPLEGVVAETAGAFTLYLTEFLKIPVSTTHTITGAIIGVGATKRLSAVRWGVTKDLWVAWILTIPVSALLAAGIYGLVSLFL; encoded by the coding sequence ATGGAGTTACTCATAATTATCATTGTCCTGGCGCTGCTGTTCGATTTTATCAACGGCTTTCACGATGCAGCCAATTCGATTGCAACCATTGTGTCGACCAAGGTGCTCACCCCCTTTCAGGCGGTCTTGTGGGCTGCGGTCTTTAACTTTGTCGCCTTCTTCATTGCCAAGTATATCATTGGTGGCTTCGGCATTGCCAACACCGTCTCCAAGACGGTGGTCGAGGAGTTTATCACGCTGCCCATCATCTTGTCGGGAATCATTGCCGCCATCATCTGGAACCTCTTCACGTGGTGGAAGGGAATCCCCTCGTCCTCGTCGCACACGCTTATCGGCGGGTTTGCCGGGGCGGCCATCATGGCAAGCGGTTTCGGCGCGATACAGCTCAATATCATTCTCAAAATAGCCGCCTTCATCTTTCTGGCACCGTTCATCGGTATGGTGGTAGCCTTCGGCTTCACGATACTGGTGCTCTATATCTGCCGACGGGCACAGCCGCACAGGGCCGAGATGTGGTTCAAGCGGTTGCAGCTGGTATCGTCGGCGATGTTCAGCATAGGCCACGGCCTGAACGACTCGCAGAAGGTGATGGGTATCATCGCCGCCGCGCTCATTGCCGCCCACTCCATGGGGCTGGGAGCCGGTATCAACAGCATTGCCGACCTGCCCGACTGGGTAGCCTTTGCCTGCTTCACGGCCATCTCGCTGGGCACGATGTCGGGCGGTTGGAAGATTGTCAAGACGATGGGTACGAAGATTACCAAGGTGACTCCGCTCGAAGGCGTTGTGGCCGAGACGGCGGGAGCCTTTACCCTCTATCTGACCGAGTTCCTGAAAATCCCGGTGAGTACCACCCACACCATTACGGGTGCCATCATCGGCGTGGGAGCCACCAAACGGTTGTCGGCCGTGCGCTGGGGCGTGACGAAAGACCTGTGGGTGGCCTGGATTCTCACCATACCGGTGAGTGCCCTGTTGGCCGCCGGTATCTATGGCCTGGTTTCCCTCTTTCTGTGA
- the hisG gene encoding ATP phosphoribosyltransferase, whose translation MLRIAIQSKGRLYDESMALLEEAGIKLPGGKRTLLVPARNFPIEVLFLRDDDIPESVASGVADVGIVGLNEVLEKRCPVGVLKKLGFGRCRLSLAIPQDIDYPGRDWFTGKKIATSYPGILSDYLHRNGIEADIHVITGSVEIAPGIRLADAIFDIVSSGSTLVSNRLKEVEQVVESEAVLIGTDSLSGEKQEILDELIFRFESVQAADDKKYILMNVPQTKLDDVLAVLPGIKSPTVMPLADPAWCSVHTVLDEKRFWEIINRLKAAGAEGIVVLDIEKMIL comes from the coding sequence ATGTTGAGAATTGCCATTCAGTCGAAAGGTCGGCTCTATGATGAGTCGATGGCTCTGTTGGAAGAGGCCGGCATCAAGTTGCCGGGCGGTAAAAGAACCTTGTTGGTCCCGGCTCGGAATTTCCCGATTGAGGTGTTGTTTCTGCGAGACGACGACATTCCCGAGTCGGTAGCCTCGGGTGTGGCCGATGTGGGTATTGTGGGATTGAACGAAGTGTTGGAAAAGCGTTGCCCCGTGGGGGTGCTTAAAAAGTTGGGTTTCGGGCGGTGCCGTCTGTCGCTGGCCATACCGCAGGATATTGACTATCCGGGGCGCGACTGGTTCACGGGGAAGAAGATAGCCACCTCTTATCCCGGAATCCTGTCCGATTATCTGCACCGCAACGGCATCGAAGCCGATATTCACGTCATTACCGGCTCGGTAGAGATTGCTCCGGGTATCCGGTTGGCCGATGCCATCTTCGACATCGTGAGCTCGGGCAGTACGTTGGTGAGCAACCGCTTGAAAGAGGTGGAGCAGGTGGTGGAGTCGGAGGCGGTGCTCATCGGTACCGACTCGCTGTCGGGCGAGAAACAGGAGATTCTCGACGAACTGATTTTCCGGTTCGAGTCGGTACAGGCGGCCGACGACAAGAAATACATTCTCATGAATGTGCCGCAGACCAAACTCGACGACGTGCTGGCGGTGCTGCCGGGCATCAAGAGCCCCACGGTCATGCCGCTGGCCGACCCCGCCTGGTGCTCGGTGCACACGGTGCTCGACGAGAAACGTTTTTGGGAGATAATTAACCGGTTGAAGGCCGCAGGTGCCGAAGGTATCGTGGTGCTCGACATTGAAAAGATGATATTGTAG
- the hisD gene encoding histidinol dehydrogenase produces the protein MAVKVYTNPRREAWSEILSRPRVDLSALSRSVTDILEAVRTEGDEALKRYERQFDGVELDALPVSSAEIEAAAAALPNELKSAIAQAIANIRKFHASQAIESHRVETSPGVWCWQKAVGIERVGLYVPGGTAPLFSTVLMLAVPARLAGCREVVMCTPPGRDGTVAPAILYAARETGVDRIFKLGGVQAIGAMAFGTASVPAVGKIFGPGNRYVMAAKQQVQTRGVAIDMPAGPSEVMIVADAGADPRFLAADFLSQAEHGPDSQSILVTASRELADRLPAEIERQATCLPRRELVEQSLSHSSIVCLDDEAEQLALVNAYAPEHLIVHRADAEAWAEGVVNAGSVFLGYYTPESAGDYASGTNHTLPTSGYARAYSGVNLDSFTRKITFQHISPEGLKNLGPVIETMASAEQLDAHRRAVAVRLQNLDK, from the coding sequence ATGGCAGTAAAAGTATATACCAATCCGCGGCGCGAAGCGTGGAGCGAAATCTTGTCCCGACCGCGGGTCGATTTGAGTGCCTTGTCGCGCTCGGTAACCGATATTTTGGAGGCGGTGCGTACAGAGGGCGATGAGGCGTTGAAACGTTATGAACGGCAGTTCGACGGGGTGGAGTTGGACGCTTTGCCGGTGTCGTCTGCCGAAATCGAGGCAGCAGCTGCTGCTCTCCCCAACGAGTTGAAGAGTGCCATTGCACAGGCCATTGCCAATATCCGCAAGTTTCACGCCTCGCAGGCTATCGAGAGCCACCGGGTCGAAACCTCGCCCGGAGTGTGGTGCTGGCAGAAGGCTGTGGGCATCGAACGGGTGGGGCTCTATGTGCCGGGGGGCACGGCTCCGCTCTTTTCGACGGTGCTGATGCTGGCTGTTCCGGCCCGGCTGGCCGGTTGCCGCGAGGTGGTGATGTGTACCCCGCCCGGGCGCGACGGTACGGTAGCTCCGGCCATCTTGTATGCCGCCCGCGAAACGGGGGTGGATCGCATCTTCAAGCTGGGCGGTGTGCAGGCTATCGGAGCCATGGCCTTCGGTACGGCGAGCGTGCCGGCCGTGGGGAAAATCTTCGGGCCGGGCAACCGCTATGTCATGGCAGCCAAGCAACAGGTGCAGACCCGGGGTGTGGCTATCGACATGCCGGCGGGGCCGTCGGAGGTGATGATTGTAGCCGACGCCGGTGCCGACCCGCGTTTTCTGGCAGCCGATTTCCTTTCGCAGGCCGAACACGGCCCCGACAGCCAGTCGATTCTGGTGACGGCCAGCCGGGAACTGGCCGACCGTCTGCCGGCCGAGATTGAACGTCAGGCGACCTGTTTGCCCCGTCGCGAACTGGTGGAACAGTCGCTCTCCCACAGCTCGATTGTCTGTCTCGACGACGAAGCCGAGCAGTTGGCTCTGGTCAACGCCTATGCGCCCGAGCACTTGATTGTACACCGGGCCGATGCCGAGGCGTGGGCCGAAGGGGTGGTCAACGCCGGGTCGGTCTTCCTGGGCTATTATACTCCCGAGAGTGCCGGCGATTATGCCTCGGGTACCAACCACACCTTGCCTACGAGCGGATATGCCCGGGCATACAGCGGCGTCAATCTCGACAGCTTTACCCGCAAGATAACCTTTCAACACATCTCGCCCGAGGGGCTGAAAAACCTCGGGCCTGTCATCGAAACGATGGCTTCCGCCGAACAACTCGATGCTCACCGCCGGGCCGTTGCCGTGCGGTTGCAAAACCTCGACAAGTAA
- the hisC gene encoding histidinol-phosphate transaminase — MKTQEQIEQWVRPNIRRLKPYSSARNEFSGEASVWLDANESPFNEPYNRYPDPLQWAVKHRLAKQRGVCPDQIFLGVGSDEAIDLLYRIFCEPGKSNAIAFTPTYGMYRVCADINGVEYREVPLQADFSLPVEALLRVADRESRLLFLCSPNNPTGNAFPEADIERLLTDFDGIVVIDEAYIDFSSHPSWLARLNEFPNLVVLQTFSKAWGSAGVRLGMAFASPLLIGYYNKVKYPYNISGPVQRYALDLLDRADEVCRWVEETLAERSRFVERLSTLPLVRRVYPSEANFVLVRVEDATALYNWLVEVGIVVRNRSSVTLCDDCLRITIGKADEMDSLWEALCRYNQNREK, encoded by the coding sequence ATGAAGACACAGGAACAGATAGAACAGTGGGTACGCCCCAATATCCGGCGGCTGAAACCCTACTCCTCGGCCCGGAACGAGTTTTCGGGAGAGGCCTCGGTGTGGCTCGATGCCAACGAGAGTCCGTTTAACGAACCTTATAACCGTTACCCCGACCCTTTACAGTGGGCGGTGAAGCACCGGTTGGCCAAACAGCGGGGAGTGTGTCCCGACCAGATTTTCCTCGGGGTGGGCAGCGACGAGGCCATCGACCTGCTCTACCGCATCTTCTGCGAGCCCGGCAAGAGCAATGCCATCGCCTTTACCCCCACTTACGGCATGTATCGCGTGTGTGCCGACATCAACGGGGTGGAGTATCGCGAGGTGCCTTTACAGGCCGATTTCTCGCTCCCGGTCGAGGCTTTGTTGCGTGTGGCCGACAGGGAGAGCCGTCTGCTCTTTCTCTGCTCGCCCAACAACCCTACCGGCAATGCTTTCCCCGAGGCCGACATCGAGCGGCTCTTGACCGATTTCGACGGTATCGTGGTCATCGACGAGGCCTATATCGATTTCTCGTCGCACCCCTCCTGGCTTGCCCGGTTGAACGAGTTCCCCAATCTGGTCGTGCTGCAAACCTTCTCGAAGGCGTGGGGCAGTGCCGGGGTGCGGCTGGGCATGGCTTTTGCCTCGCCGCTTCTCATCGGTTATTATAACAAGGTGAAATATCCCTACAACATCAGTGGTCCGGTGCAGCGTTATGCCCTCGACCTGCTCGATCGGGCCGATGAGGTGTGCCGATGGGTGGAAGAGACGTTGGCCGAGCGCAGTCGCTTTGTCGAGCGGCTCTCCACGCTGCCGCTAGTGCGTCGGGTCTACCCCAGCGAGGCCAACTTCGTGCTGGTGCGTGTCGAAGATGCCACAGCCCTCTACAATTGGCTGGTCGAGGTTGGTATCGTGGTGCGCAACCGCTCGTCGGTGACCCTGTGCGACGACTGCCTGCGCATTACCATCGGGAAGGCCGACGAGATGGATAGTTTGTGGGAGGCGCTGTGCCGCTATAATCAAAACCGGGAAAAATGA
- the hisB gene encoding bifunctional histidinol-phosphatase/imidazoleglycerol-phosphate dehydratase HisB, translating to MKRVLFIDRDGTLVVEPPVDYQLDSLEKLEFRPRVFQSLAYVAARLDFEWVMVTNQDGMGTPSFPAETFWPAQHKIIQALANEGIRFDEVCIDTSLPEEQRPTRKPGTAMLTRYMAGDYDLDHSYVIGDRLTDVQLAANLGCRAIYFAPAATGVAEVEAAGLASVCEAVTDDWWQVAQILCGGTRRVSLSRRTAETDIQVSLNLDGTGCTQIHTGLGFFDHMLDQLGRHSGVDLRVDVAGDLQVDEHHTIEDTALVLGEAFARALGDKRGIARYGFSLPMDDALCRVALDFGGRPWLVWKARFRREKIGDMPTEMFLHFFKSFSDAARMNLHIEAVGANEHHKIEGIFKAFARALKMAVKRDVTDSTLPSTKGSL from the coding sequence ATGAAGAGAGTATTGTTTATCGACCGCGACGGGACACTGGTAGTGGAGCCTCCCGTCGATTATCAACTCGACTCGTTGGAGAAGTTGGAGTTTCGTCCGCGAGTCTTCCAGAGTCTGGCCTACGTGGCCGCCCGCCTTGATTTCGAGTGGGTGATGGTGACCAATCAGGACGGCATGGGAACCCCCTCGTTCCCGGCCGAGACCTTTTGGCCGGCCCAGCATAAGATCATACAGGCGTTGGCCAACGAGGGGATTCGTTTCGACGAGGTCTGCATCGACACCTCGCTGCCCGAGGAGCAGAGACCTACGCGCAAGCCGGGCACGGCCATGCTCACCCGCTATATGGCGGGCGACTACGACCTGGATCACTCTTACGTCATCGGCGACCGCCTTACCGATGTGCAGCTGGCGGCCAATCTGGGGTGCCGGGCCATCTATTTCGCCCCTGCCGCGACCGGCGTGGCCGAGGTCGAGGCGGCCGGACTTGCCTCGGTGTGCGAGGCGGTGACCGATGACTGGTGGCAGGTGGCTCAGATTCTCTGTGGTGGGACCCGGCGTGTATCGCTCAGCCGCCGCACGGCCGAGACCGATATACAGGTGTCGCTCAATCTCGACGGTACGGGGTGCACCCAGATTCACACGGGCCTCGGTTTCTTCGACCACATGCTCGACCAGTTGGGTCGTCATTCCGGGGTCGACCTTCGGGTCGATGTCGCAGGCGACTTGCAGGTCGACGAGCACCACACCATCGAGGATACGGCGCTGGTGTTGGGCGAGGCCTTTGCCCGGGCTCTGGGCGACAAGCGGGGCATTGCCCGCTACGGATTCTCTCTGCCTATGGACGATGCGCTGTGCCGGGTCGCCCTCGACTTCGGGGGACGTCCGTGGCTGGTGTGGAAAGCCCGATTCCGTCGCGAGAAGATAGGCGACATGCCCACCGAGATGTTCCTCCATTTCTTCAAGTCGTTCAGCGATGCGGCCCGCATGAATCTCCACATCGAGGCGGTGGGAGCCAACGAGCACCACAAAATCGAAGGCATCTTCAAAGCCTTTGCCCGTGCCTTGAAGATGGCTGTGAAGCGCGATGTGACCGACTCGACGCTGCCCTCGACCAAAGGGTCGCTGTGA
- a CDS encoding SPOR domain-containing protein, whose amino-acid sequence MKKNWIWALALLLIGGMASCKSSQSAYKAAYEKAQEKKIEEPAPAPVAEQQVVTTPSTTTTSSTSVRERSERINAVDGNDALLKEYNVIVGSFRQRLNAQSLCERLRNDGYPAVLAQNAEGWYRVVACSFDNRPAAVQAREALQARYPQFTDAWFLINK is encoded by the coding sequence ATGAAAAAAAATTGGATTTGGGCCTTGGCCCTTTTGTTGATTGGCGGTATGGCTTCGTGTAAGTCGAGCCAAAGCGCCTATAAGGCTGCCTATGAAAAGGCACAGGAGAAGAAGATAGAAGAGCCTGCTCCTGCACCCGTTGCCGAGCAACAGGTAGTAACCACCCCCTCGACCACGACGACGTCGAGTACCTCGGTAAGAGAGCGTAGCGAACGCATCAATGCTGTCGATGGTAACGACGCCTTGCTCAAAGAGTATAACGTAATCGTGGGTAGTTTCCGTCAACGTCTCAATGCACAGAGCCTCTGCGAACGTCTGCGCAACGACGGTTATCCCGCCGTGTTGGCTCAGAATGCCGAGGGTTGGTATCGTGTCGTAGCCTGCTCGTTCGACAACCGTCCCGCTGCCGTACAGGCTCGCGAAGCCCTGCAAGCCCGTTACCCGCAATTTACCGATGCGTGGTTCCTGATCAACAAGTAA
- a CDS encoding GtrA family protein, with translation MMKPGHLFKRLFYGTTDRLLVQFVRYFFVGGFAFVVDFGLLYILTEYAGLHYLLSATLSFISGLLVNYVISCIWVFSNSKFKNRLVEFLFFASIGVVGLLLNDALIWLFTDCIGTHYMFSKIVAAAIVYLWNFFARKYLVFR, from the coding sequence ATGATGAAACCGGGGCACCTCTTCAAACGCCTGTTCTATGGCACCACCGACCGACTGCTCGTGCAGTTCGTACGCTATTTCTTCGTGGGCGGCTTTGCCTTCGTCGTCGATTTCGGGCTGCTCTATATTCTCACCGAGTATGCCGGGTTGCACTACCTGCTCTCGGCCACCCTCTCGTTCATCTCGGGGCTGCTCGTCAACTACGTTATCAGTTGCATCTGGGTATTCAGCAACTCGAAATTCAAGAACCGACTGGTCGAGTTCCTCTTCTTTGCCTCCATCGGCGTGGTGGGACTCCTGCTCAACGACGCTCTCATCTGGCTCTTTACCGACTGCATCGGCACCCACTACATGTTCTCCAAGATAGTAGCCGCGGCCATCGTCTACCTGTGGAACTTCTTTGCCCGCAAATATCTGGTATTTCGGTAA